The DNA sequence AATATTTTAAAATTTTCGATATAAACCTACCACTTTTCCTAAGACTTTTATATTTTTACCTAATATTGGTTCATAGCTATCATTCTCTGGTTGTAGTTTAATATGATCTTTTTCTTTATAATATGTTTTAACTGTTGCTTCATCTTCAATCAGTCCTATCACAATTTCGCCATTTTCTGCATGATTTTGTTTTTGAGCAATTACAAGATCCCCATCATGAATACCTGCGTCTATCATACTATCTCCTCTAACTTCTAACATAAAAAAATCTTTTTTACTATTTTTTAAATAACCTGCTGGTACTGGGAAATAATCATCTATATTTTCTTCTGCTAAAACCGGTACCCCAGCTGTAACTTTTCCTACCATAGGTATATATAACATATCTTTTTCTAATTTATTTTCTTGATTTTTATTATTTTTGTATAAAATTTCTATAGCTCTTGGTTTTGATGGATCTCTTCTTATATAGTTTAATTTTTCTAATGTTTTTAAATGACTATGAACAGAAGCTGGTGATTTTAAACCTACTGCTTTTCCAATTTCACGAACAGAAGGTGGATATCCCTTTTTATTAATTTCTTGAACAA is a window from the Halanaerobiales bacterium genome containing:
- the lexA gene encoding transcriptional repressor LexA → MEELTDRQKQIFDHIVQEINKKGYPPSVREIGKAVGLKSPASVHSHLKTLEKLNYIRRDPSKPRAIEILYKNNKNQENKLEKDMLYIPMVGKVTAGVPVLAEENIDDYFPVPAGYLKNSKKDFFMLEVRGDSMIDAGIHDGDLVIAQKQNHAENGEIVIGLIEDEATVKTYYKEKDHIKLQPENDSYEPILGKNIKVLGKVVGLYRKF